One Polaribacter reichenbachii genomic window, TGGAACTGCAAAGTTTTTAAAAGAGCAAAATCCAGACATTAAAATTTGGGGTGTAGATACTTATGGTTCTGTGTTTAAAAAGTATCACGAAACTGGTGTTTTTGATGAAAATGAAATCTACCCATATATTACAGAAGGCATAGGAGAAGATATTTTACCAAAAAATGTAGATTTTTCTTTAATTGATGGTTTTACAAAAGTTACTGATAAAGATGCAGCAGTTTACACTAGAAAAATTGCCAAAGAAGAAGGAATTTTTGTTGGTAATTCTGCTGGTTCTGCTATAAAAGGATTATTACAATTAAAAGAACATTTTACAAAAGATGATGTTGTGGTGGTTTTATTTCACGATCATGGTAGTAGATATGTAGGTAAAATGTTTAATGATGATTGGATGCGTGATCGAGGTTTTTTAGAAGAAGAAATTAAAACTGCAGCAGATTTAATAAACAATCACAAAGAAAGAGTTCTAGTTAGTGCGCAGACAGAAGAGTTGATTTCTCACGCAATAGAAAGAATGAAAGAGTATAAAATATCTCAACTTCCTGTTAAAGATGTAAATGGTTTTGTAGGTTCTGTAGATGAAACAGATTTGCTACATCATTATATTTCTGATAAAAATATTGCAAATAAACCTATAAAAGAAATTATGGGGAAACCTTATCCTATTGTAAAAAAAACGGCTAAGATTGATGAAATATCAAAATTGATATCCAAAGAAAATGAGGCTGTTTTAGTTGATTTAGAAAACGGAAATCATCATATAATTACAAAGTATGATATTATAAGTGCTATATAACTTGGTCTAAAGCTTAAACAGGTGTTTTTTACCACTTGTCGTAATTTATTTGCAAATCGACGAAAAACGAATTTTTAAACTCAATAGCTTTTGTTTATTTGTAGCGGATTTATATAATAGTGCGTTATTAAAAGTTAAGGGGTTTGATAATGCGATTCAATAAAAATCGTTCAAGTTAATCTTGAACGATTTTTTTATTTAATTAACTTTTCTATTTCAGATGTAATATAAAACCTAATTACAACTATTTTAATTTTAGTAAAATTTAAAGAGGTTAAAACTACATTTCATCGAGCAAGTTTGTGTGCTTATCGAAAATGCTTATCTAATACAAATATCATTCGTTTCTTTATGCTGTATTTATTTAAATACAACTAATTATAAGTTGGGGAATTTATAATATGTAACTATCGGAAATCGTCTAAAATTTATTTTAGGCGATTCCTTTTTTAAAGAATTTTATTCAATTGCTGCTAAGTTTGTATATTTATAAGCAAAAAAATGAAACTTTTAAAACTACTACCAATTTTACTACTTGTTATTTCGTGTAAACAAGAAAAAACCAAAACAAATTTATTAGAAAAAGCGCAAGACATTCACAAGCGTGTAATGACTTTAGATACACACGTAGATATTAACGTGTCTAACTTCACAGACTCCATTAATTATACACAAAAATTAAAAAATCAAGTGAATCTTCCTAATATGGAAAAAGGAGGCTTAGATGTTGCTTTTTTTATTGTTTATACTGGTCAAGGAGAGTTAAACGAAGAAGGTTATGCAAAAGCTTATAACAATGCAATTAGTAAATTTACAGCGATTCATAAACTTACCAACGATATTGCTCCAGAAAGAATTTCTTTAGCAGTAAATTCTAATGAAGCTAAAAAGATTTATGCATCTGGTAAAAAAGTTGCTATGATTGGTGTAGAAAATGCATATCCTTTAGGTACAGATATAAAAAGGGTAAAAGAATTTTACGATTTAGGTGCCAGATATATGAGTCTTTCTCACAATGGTCATAGTCAATTATGCGATTCTAATACAGGAGAAGTAGATGATGTATGGCTGCATAATGGAGTTAGTGATTTTGGTAAAGAAGTAATTAAAGAAATGAACAAATGGGGTATTATGATTGATGTGTCTCATCCTTCTAAAAAATCGATGAAAGATATGATTGAATTATCAAAAGCTCCAATTATAGCTTCACATTCATCTGCAAGAGCATTGTGTAATCATAGTAGAAATTTAGATGATGAACAATTAGAATGGTTAAAAAATAATGGAGGAGTTGTGCAAGCTGTTGCCTTTAAGAGTTATGTAAATACCGAAAAAAATGATGCATATTCTGCTGCTATTAAAGATGTAATTACTGCTTTAGGAAAAGAAATTAATTTTGAAATGAAATCTTGGGGAGAGGTTCGAAAAATGGAGACAAAAGATAGACAAGAATATATTGAAAGTTATAGAGAATTATCAAAAAAAGCGAAATCAAAAATTGATATAGAAAATTTTCCACCTGTTGATGTAGCTGATTTTGTAGATCATATTGATTATTTAGTTGATAAAATTGGAATTAATCATGTAGGAATTAGTTCAGATTTTGATGGTGGAGGAGGAGTTGAGGGATGGAATGATGCATCTGAAACATTAAATGTAACCATAGAATTAGTAAAAAGAGGATATTCAGAAAGCCAAATAGAACAACTTTGGAATGGTAATTTGCTAAGAGTTTTAGATGAGGTTGCAGAAGTAGCTAAAAAAATACAAGCTGAAGAGTTGTAAAAATTCACAGATTATAAAACTAAAAACCATCTCTAAGACTAAGAGATGGTTTTTTTTATCAACTAATTCAAATAATTTACACAATGAAAACAATTAACTACTTTGCTTCCATTACCTGTTAATCAAGTTTTATGCCAAAAAATATTTATTGATTTTTTTTGTTAAAACTTTAACCCTTTTGTGTTAAAACTCTAATTAACGATTGTTAAAATTTAAAATCTTGGTTATTTTAATTTTGAATTGGTCTACTTTTAAAAAATGGATAAAAGAAATCTATTCATTTTTCTATTTATTTTGGCTTTACAAGCTAATACAAACAATGTCTTTGCTCAAATAGATATAGGTGCAAAAGACTATTATGTTTGGTTTGATGCTGCAATAGGAAATGGAAATTCAGGTATTTATAATGGAACTATATTTTCAGAAATATATAAGACCAAACCAGATAATCATCGTTTTTTTTTAGATAACACCTACCAATTGGGAAATTTGATTTATGATAATCAAACCTATTACAATATTTATTTAAAATATGATATTCACGATGACCAACTAATCGCAAAATTACCTTATTTAGATAACTTTCTGTTTTTAAGATTGATAAAAGAAAAAATTGATTTTTTCGAATTAAATATTGATGATAAAAATGCGACTTCTAAAAAATATTCATTTTTGAGTAGTAAAGCTAATCCTCTAGTTAATGATGAATCTTTTAAAGGGTTTTATCAAATTTTACTAAAAACAACAACATCAACATTATTAAAAAAGAATTTTAAAGAACGTTCAGAATTTATTGATGAAAATTTAGTGTATACTAAGTTTTCTGATAGAAGTTATTTTGTATTGTTAAAAGACTACAAATATTATTCTATAAATTCTAAGAAAGATATAATTAGAATTTTTCCAGAACAAAAAAGATATATTTCAATTTTTTATAGAAGAAACAGAAAGCTTTTCAAAAAAAATGAAAATGATTTTTACACAAATTTGTTTCAAGATATTCAATTATCAATACATAAAACAGAAATTAAATAAGATGAAAAAATATATATTCTTAATTTTATTTTTCTGGGTTTACCTACTTAATGCACAGCAAAAAAAACAAGAACTTACTTTAAGTTACAAAGATATAACTAGAATAGAAGTAATTAAAAAGATAGAAGAAAAAACATCGTATCGTTTTTATTTTGTAGATGATTGGCTTAAAGACAATACATTAGTTTCAGGAAATTATGTAAATGCTCAATTGTCCGAGATTTTAGATAATCTATTTACAAGCACCCTAATTAATTATTACATACATTCAGAAACTAAGGTAATTTTATCTCTAAACAGTGTTATTCACAATACATTTCCTAATCTTGTTTGGGAAAATAATGAGAAAGAAGAAATTAAAAACAACCCAAAAAGTACACCAATTTTTTACAGTGCAGTTGCAGAGGGTAATTCTTTAAAAACTCAAGTTATTAGAATTGGTAAAGAGTCTAAAAATGCAACTCAAAAAAGATATACATTAAAAGGTTTTGCTAAAAATGTTAGTACAGGTGAGGTTATTCCGAACTTAGTGTTAATGGTTCAAAACTCTAAAATATCTGCTGTTACAAATGATACTGGTTTTTATTCAATTCAATTACCTGTTGGCGTAAATGTTATAGAAGCAACATCTTTAGGATTTTCTAATTTAGAAAAAACGATTATTATTTATAATAATGGAAATTATAATTTTTTGATGAAAGAAAGTTCAGTTCTTTTAGATGAATTAATAATAGAGGCAGGTAGAGATAAAAATGTAAATCAAGCTGTAACTGGTGTTACAAGTATAAAAATACAAAATATAAAAAACATTCCTTTAATTTTAGGCGAAAGAGATATTTTAAAAGTTGCAACAGCTTTACCAGGTATTAAAAAAACAGGAGAAGGCTCTGCAGGTTTTAGTGTAAGAGGAGGTAAAGAAGATCAAAACTTAATTCTTTTAGACAATGCTGTATTATATAATCCATCACATTTTTTCGGAATTTTCTCAGGGATAAACCCTTTTACATCTGGTGATGTAGATATATATAAAGGTTCTATCCCCCCAGAATATGGTGGTAGATTATCTTCTGTGTTTGATATTAAAACAAAAGAAGCAAGTTTTGAAGAATTTAAAGGAGAAGCAGCAATTGGTCCAGTAACAAGTAATTTGGCATTACAAATACCAATTGTAAAAGAAAAATCAAATTTAATAATTGGTGGTAGAGGTACTTATTCTAATTGGCTTTTAAAATCGATAAAAGATGAAAACCTTAGTAAAAGTAGTGCCTCTTTTTTTGATACGAATTTAAAATACACTCATAAAATTAGTAAAAATGACAGATTAGATATTTCTGGTTATTATAGCAATGATTCTTTTAGTATAACTTCAGATTCTCTACAAACTTATTCAAATAGGCTATTCTCTGTTAAATGGAATCATAAATTTGATGAGAAAAATAGTGGTGATTTAATTTTAGCAAATAGTGATTATAAATTCAACTTAGAGTTCGATGAAAATTCTATAAATGATTTTGAACTTGATTATAGAATTAATGAAACTGAGTTAAAGCTTAAGATGAAATATTTGGCTAATGAACAGCATAAATTTGAGTATGGAATCTCTAATAAACTATTTAATGTTTCACCAGGAAATATAAAACCAAAAGGAAACCAATCTATAGTTGCAGTTTTTGATACTCCAAAAGAAAGAGGGGTAGAATCTGCTATTTTTATTTCTGATAATTATAAAATCAATAAAAAACTACAAGCAAACATTGGTTTTAGGTATTCTTTTTTTACAGCTTTAGGGCCATCTACCCAAAATGTATATGATTCAAATTCACCAAAAAATGAGAGTTCTATAATAGATGTTAAAACGTTTGGTAATAATGAGGTTGTAAAAACGTATGGTGGACCAGAAATAAGATCATCTATAAGGTATTCTTTAACACCAAGTTTTTCGGTAAAAGCAGGTTTTAATAATACATATCAATACATCCATACATTATCGAATAATACAACGGCTTCTCCGACTGATACTTGGAGGCTTTCGAATTATAATATAAAACCTCAACAAGCGAATCAATTTTCTTTTGGTTTGTTTAAAAACATCAACGGAAATGAGTATGAAATCAGTTTAGAAAGTTATTATAAAACCAGTAAAAATATTTTAGATTACAAAGTGGGTGCAAGCTTAATGTTGAATCAAAATATTGAATCAGATATTTTACAAGGTAAAGGTAAGGCCTATGGAATTGAGTTTTTGGCAAAGAAAAATAAAGGAAGGTTAAATGGTTGGTTTGGTTATAGTTATTCTAGATCTTATATACAGTTAGATAGCCAATTTAGAGAAGAAAGAGTAAATAATGGAAACTATTTTCCAGCGAATTTCGATAAACCACATGATTTAAATATCGTCGCAAATTATAAGATTACGAAAAGGTATAGTTTTTCTGCAAATTTTGCATATCAAACAGGTAGACCAGTAACGTATCCCATAGGTAGTTTTATGTTAAATGGAGAAGAAAGAGTTTTATATAGTGATAGAAACAAATTTAGAATTCCAGATTATTTTAGATTAGATATTGGTTTTAATGTAGAAGGAAATCATAAAATTAAAAAACCAGGTCATGGTTTCTGGAACGTTTCTGTATATAATGTATTAGGAAGAAATAATCCTTATTCAGTATTTTTTGTAACTGAAGCAGGAGAAATTAAAGCTTATAAGAGTTCGATATTTGCGTTTCCTATTCCAACAATTACGTATAATATTAGTTTCTAAATTAGTGTTAATTATGAAGAAAATAGTTTATTTTATTTCCATAGGTATTCTTCTTGCTATTACAAATAGTTGTATTGAAGAATTTGATGCTGCTACTGAAGAATTTGAAGATGCTTTAGTGGTTGAAGCTACAATTACAAACGAGTTAAAATACCATGAAATATTACTTAGCAGAACTTATAAATTTGAAGATTATGAACCAAATTTAGAGCCTGGAGCAGTAATTAAAATTGAAACCAGCAATAACGAAACTTATAGTTTTAGAGAATCTGGCCTTGGTGTTTATACATCTACACAAATGTTTAAAGCAGAGCCAAATGTTGAGTATACTTTATCTATAAATACTAAGGATGGTAATGAGTATGTTTCTCAAAGTACACAACTTACAAATGTAACTTCTATAGATAATGTTTATGCTTCTAAAACTATTGATGAAGATGGTGTAGAAGGAGTTGGTTTGTATGTAGATAGTTATGATCCATCTAATAACTCTAAATATTATGGTTATGCATTTGAAGAAACTTACAAAGTTGTTGTACCTTATTGGTCTCCAGATGATTTAATTTTAAATTCATCAGGAGGATTTTCTGTGGTGCCAAGATCTCAAGAAGAGCAAACTTGTTATAACACCATAGCATCTAAAGGTAGAATGTTAGTCAATACAAATCTTTTAGAAGAAGATAGAATTTCTGAATTTTTATTAAAATTTATTCCAAGTGATAATATTAGATTAAATACTAGGTATAGTATTTTAGTAAAGCAATACACACAATCGAGAGAATCTTATAATTATCTTAAGGTTTTAGATGAGTTTTCTAGCTCACAAAGTTTGTTATCACAAATTCAACCAGGTTTTTTATCAAGTAATATTTATGAAGTAAATAATTCAAATGAAAAAGTTTTAGGTTTTTTCGAAGTTTCTTCTATTTCAGAAAAAAGAATATTTTTTAATAGAGAAGATGTCTTAGATTCTTTTTATGCTTGGCCATGCACAATTATAGATCCACCAGCTAATGAATTAACAACTATGGTTAGGTTAGATAGAGTAACTCTTGTTTATGAAAAACCAATGGGAGAAGATGGTGGCCCATATGATGTTGTTGCAAGAATTTGCGGAGATTGTACAATGTCAGGCTCTAATATAAAACCAGATTTTTGGGAAGATTAAATTTATAAAATGAAAAAAATAGCACTCTTATTATTCTTAACTTGCTTTTTTTCTAAGAGCTATGCACAACAAAAACCGAAGACTTTTGATATGTTTAAAAACATACCACAAGAAAACATTTTTGTGCATTATAATACTACTTTTTTGCTTTCAGGAGAGCAATTGTTGTATAAAGTATATTGTTTAAATGCCAAAACTAATCAACTGACTAACCTAAGTAAAGTTGCTTATGTAGCTTTAATTGACCAAAATTATAAAATACATTTTAAGCATAAAATTTTATTAAACTCAGGCATAGGGCAAGGAGATTTTTTTATACCAGCTTCTATAAATTCTGGTAATTATAAAATTATAGCTTACACCAAATGGATGAAAAATGGAGGAGAAGATAATTTTTTTCAAGGAGATATTGCTATTCTAAATCCATTTGCAGACAATTCTAAATTTTTAAATAAAGAAAAAGAAGTAGCACAAACTGTAGATAAAAATGAAATAATTAATAATAAGACAAATGCTATAAATCTTAAGATAAATAAAACCATATTTACAAACAGAGAAAAAGTTACATTAAATGTAAATGCAGATAATCTAAATCAAATTGCAGGTAATTACTCAATTTCTGTACGCAAAGTAAATCAATTTAATGTTCCTAAAAAAAAGAGTAGTAGTACTTATTTATCTTTATATCAAAAGAAAAAATTAGGTAATAAAACAGCACAACTAGTACAATTTCCAGAATTTAGAGGAGAGTTAATATCTGGTAAAGTAATTCACAAAGATTCAAAAAAAGCAATACCTTCTGTAAATGTTTCTATTGCAATACCTGGAAAAGAATATGTTTTTAAAGTTTCTAAAACAGACGATAAAGGGATTTTTTATTTCATTATTGATAAAACTTACAACTCATCAAAAGCTACAATAGAAATTGATGATGAAAACCGAGAAGATTATCAAATTATAATGAATAAAGATGATGTTGTAAACTTTAAAACTTTAAAATTTAAAGATTTTAGCTTATCAGAAGAAGTAAAGAAAAATATAGAACAAAGAAGTATTTATAATCAAATTGAAAATGCTTACAACGTAAAAAAACAAGATTCAATAAAGAAGTATGTAAATAAAGAAAAGTTTTTTGGTTCAAATGTGTACACTTATTATTTAGATGATTATACTAGATTCCCTACTTTAAAAGAAACTTTAACTGAAATTACAGAGCATCTATATTATTCAAAAAAAGGAGATCAATATTCTATAAAAGTATTGGGTGTAGATTTTTTCTATAGAAATAACAAGCCATTATTACTTATAGAAGGTTTACAAATTTTAAATCATAATGATATTATTGATTTAAAAACCAGGCAAGTAGAGAAAATAATTGTTTTAAAAGACAATTATGTTTATGGTACTAAACTTTATAATGGTGTAATTATTCTTGAAACCTTTAAAGGAGATTATACAAATTTAGTGAGTAAAGACTATCAAAAAAATATAGAATTATTTAAGCCTTTGGTGCCTAAAAAGTATTTTACTCAAAAATATGATACTAATAAACAAGAAAGAATTCCAGATTTTAGAGCACAATTATTTTGGCAACTAGATTGTAAATTATCAAAAGAATCAAATACTTTTGATTTTTATACCTCTGATAATTTAGGCGTTTACGAAATTAATTTAGAAGGTTTTACCAATGACGGCAAACCTATATCAATTAAGACAACTTTTGAGGTTAAATAGCGTGTTTGTGTGCTTTATAAGAAGATCTTACTAAAGCACCACTTTCTACATACATAAAACCCATTTCTAAACCAATAGTTTCGTATTTTTTAAACTGTTCTGGAGTAATAAAATTATTTACAGGTAAATGTTTTTTTGTAGGTTGTAAATATTGACCAATGGTTATAATATCACAATTTACATCACGTAAATCTTTCATTGTTTGTATTACTTCTTCTTCAGTTTCACCTAAACCTAACATTAAGCCAGTTTTGGTACGCATTCCGTTTTCTTTTAAGTATTTTAAAACACCTAAACTTCTATCGTATTTTGCCTGAATTCTAACTTCACGAGTTAATCTTCTAACAGTTTCCATGTTATGAGAAACTACTTCAGGAGCAACTTCTATAATTCTATCTATTTGTTTAGTGTTACCTTGAAAATCAGGAATTAAAGTTTCTAAAGTTGTGTTAGGGTTTGCTCTACGAATTGCATCTACAGTTTCTGCCCAAATAATAGAACCACCATCTTTTAAATCGTCTCTATCTACAGATGTAATTACCGCGTGTTTAATGCTCATAATTTTTATAGAACGAGCCACTTTTTCTGGTTCATCCCATTCTACAGTTTCTGGTCTACCTGTTTTTACACCACAAAAACCACAAGAACGTGTACAAATATTACCTAAAATCATAAATGTAGCAGTACCTTCTCCCCAACATTCACCCATATTTGGGCAACTACCACTTGTACAAATTGTATTTAATTTATACTTATCAACTAAACCTCTTAATTCAGTATATTTTTTACCCACAGGTAATTTTACACGTAACCATTTTGGTTTTTTAGGTCTTTCAGGAAGTACTACAGATTCTACAGCCATTATCAATCTTATTTAAAGTGCAAATTTACGAAGAAAAGATTAAGAAGGTAATACAACTCTTAAGAATTAATTAAGGCGTTTTTTTCTTTTTGATAAAATGCTTAAAATGAATGACAAAAAAAGAATAGGAAATAATACTAATGGTATTTTTTTAAGAATAGTGTTTGTTTTATTCGGATATTGTTTTAATCCGTTTGTATCATCAAAATGAATATTATTAAAGAATTCGTCTTTATCTACTTCTTTTAATCCACTAATATCAGTATAAGAAAAAATATAAAAATTTTTATTTACATAAATTAAGATCATTTGCTGAACCAGAACATTATTCTTATCAGTAAAATTAACTTTATAGCCAGTAAGATTTTGAAGTTTAAAAGCATTAAAATCATCCATTTTGTATTCAGAAACTTCTTCAAAAGTCCAAATGAGATCTAAATAAAAAGTTTTTAGACTTTCGTAATTATAAGGTAAAGTTGGCATTTCTTCATCAGCATAAGTTGCATCAAAATAAAATTTTTGAGCTACAAAACTTGATGAATCATTACTTGAATATATTTCATAATATCGTTTATTATCAATAATGGAATCAATTTCATAAACATCAAAAGGTAAGTCTAAATAAACAATAGAATCTAAATCATAGGTCTGCCACTCTTTAGTTTGAGAGTTAGATTTTAGGAATAAAAAAAGTAGAAAAAAAGTAAGTAATATAACTTTCATAAACTTTGAAGCAATTAAATACTTGTTAAAAACCAAATGCTAAATCCGATTAAAAAAACAATACCAACAATACTTAAAATTCTAATAAATATTTTTGGTTGATGTTCTTTAGGAGTGTGTTTTCCTGTAATCAATAAAAAATTCATAATTGCATAAAAGGGAGCTG contains:
- the lipA gene encoding lipoyl synthase — protein: MAVESVVLPERPKKPKWLRVKLPVGKKYTELRGLVDKYKLNTICTSGSCPNMGECWGEGTATFMILGNICTRSCGFCGVKTGRPETVEWDEPEKVARSIKIMSIKHAVITSVDRDDLKDGGSIIWAETVDAIRRANPNTTLETLIPDFQGNTKQIDRIIEVAPEVVSHNMETVRRLTREVRIQAKYDRSLGVLKYLKENGMRTKTGLMLGLGETEEEVIQTMKDLRDVNCDIITIGQYLQPTKKHLPVNNFITPEQFKKYETIGLEMGFMYVESGALVRSSYKAHKHAI
- a CDS encoding pyridoxal-phosphate dependent enzyme, with amino-acid sequence MKYAKNILETIGNTPLVQLNSVTKEIDALVLAKVETFNPGNSVKDRMALKMIEDAEADGRLKPGGTIIEGTSGNTGMGLALAAIVKGYKCIFVISDKQSKEKMDILRAVGAEVIVCPTNVEPEDPRSYYSVSKRLGAETPNSWYVNQYDNPSNAIAHYEQTGPEIWEQTEGKITHFVVGVGTGGTVSGTAKFLKEQNPDIKIWGVDTYGSVFKKYHETGVFDENEIYPYITEGIGEDILPKNVDFSLIDGFTKVTDKDAAVYTRKIAKEEGIFVGNSAGSAIKGLLQLKEHFTKDDVVVVLFHDHGSRYVGKMFNDDWMRDRGFLEEEIKTAADLINNHKERVLVSAQTEELISHAIERMKEYKISQLPVKDVNGFVGSVDETDLLHHYISDKNIANKPIKEIMGKPYPIVKKTAKIDEISKLISKENEAVLVDLENGNHHIITKYDIISAI
- a CDS encoding TonB-dependent receptor encodes the protein MKKYIFLILFFWVYLLNAQQKKQELTLSYKDITRIEVIKKIEEKTSYRFYFVDDWLKDNTLVSGNYVNAQLSEILDNLFTSTLINYYIHSETKVILSLNSVIHNTFPNLVWENNEKEEIKNNPKSTPIFYSAVAEGNSLKTQVIRIGKESKNATQKRYTLKGFAKNVSTGEVIPNLVLMVQNSKISAVTNDTGFYSIQLPVGVNVIEATSLGFSNLEKTIIIYNNGNYNFLMKESSVLLDELIIEAGRDKNVNQAVTGVTSIKIQNIKNIPLILGERDILKVATALPGIKKTGEGSAGFSVRGGKEDQNLILLDNAVLYNPSHFFGIFSGINPFTSGDVDIYKGSIPPEYGGRLSSVFDIKTKEASFEEFKGEAAIGPVTSNLALQIPIVKEKSNLIIGGRGTYSNWLLKSIKDENLSKSSASFFDTNLKYTHKISKNDRLDISGYYSNDSFSITSDSLQTYSNRLFSVKWNHKFDEKNSGDLILANSDYKFNLEFDENSINDFELDYRINETELKLKMKYLANEQHKFEYGISNKLFNVSPGNIKPKGNQSIVAVFDTPKERGVESAIFISDNYKINKKLQANIGFRYSFFTALGPSTQNVYDSNSPKNESSIIDVKTFGNNEVVKTYGGPEIRSSIRYSLTPSFSVKAGFNNTYQYIHTLSNNTTASPTDTWRLSNYNIKPQQANQFSFGLFKNINGNEYEISLESYYKTSKNILDYKVGASLMLNQNIESDILQGKGKAYGIEFLAKKNKGRLNGWFGYSYSRSYIQLDSQFREERVNNGNYFPANFDKPHDLNIVANYKITKRYSFSANFAYQTGRPVTYPIGSFMLNGEERVLYSDRNKFRIPDYFRLDIGFNVEGNHKIKKPGHGFWNVSVYNVLGRNNPYSVFFVTEAGEIKAYKSSIFAFPIPTITYNISF
- a CDS encoding DUF4249 domain-containing protein, producing the protein MKKIVYFISIGILLAITNSCIEEFDAATEEFEDALVVEATITNELKYHEILLSRTYKFEDYEPNLEPGAVIKIETSNNETYSFRESGLGVYTSTQMFKAEPNVEYTLSINTKDGNEYVSQSTQLTNVTSIDNVYASKTIDEDGVEGVGLYVDSYDPSNNSKYYGYAFEETYKVVVPYWSPDDLILNSSGGFSVVPRSQEEQTCYNTIASKGRMLVNTNLLEEDRISEFLLKFIPSDNIRLNTRYSILVKQYTQSRESYNYLKVLDEFSSSQSLLSQIQPGFLSSNIYEVNNSNEKVLGFFEVSSISEKRIFFNREDVLDSFYAWPCTIIDPPANELTTMVRLDRVTLVYEKPMGEDGGPYDVVARICGDCTMSGSNIKPDFWED
- a CDS encoding dipeptidase, which codes for MKLLKLLPILLLVISCKQEKTKTNLLEKAQDIHKRVMTLDTHVDINVSNFTDSINYTQKLKNQVNLPNMEKGGLDVAFFIVYTGQGELNEEGYAKAYNNAISKFTAIHKLTNDIAPERISLAVNSNEAKKIYASGKKVAMIGVENAYPLGTDIKRVKEFYDLGARYMSLSHNGHSQLCDSNTGEVDDVWLHNGVSDFGKEVIKEMNKWGIMIDVSHPSKKSMKDMIELSKAPIIASHSSARALCNHSRNLDDEQLEWLKNNGGVVQAVAFKSYVNTEKNDAYSAAIKDVITALGKEINFEMKSWGEVRKMETKDRQEYIESYRELSKKAKSKIDIENFPPVDVADFVDHIDYLVDKIGINHVGISSDFDGGGGVEGWNDASETLNVTIELVKRGYSESQIEQLWNGNLLRVLDEVAEVAKKIQAEEL